One part of the Sporosarcina ureae genome encodes these proteins:
- a CDS encoding MarR family winged helix-turn-helix transcriptional regulator: MDNQNKEVYEEDLSLKAFIVLTRALQSIKVRVEEDIKRSGLNPTEFAVLELVYSKGDQPIQKIGEQVLIASSSITYVVDKLEKKNLIKRKPCPKDRRVTHASITTDGMELMNEIFPPHKKAIKEIFSGLDIQEKEQLITQLKKLGLHAQNM, translated from the coding sequence ATGGACAATCAAAATAAAGAAGTTTATGAAGAAGATTTGTCTCTAAAGGCATTCATTGTTTTAACTCGAGCATTGCAATCCATTAAGGTGCGTGTGGAAGAAGATATAAAACGCTCCGGATTAAATCCAACAGAGTTTGCCGTTTTAGAATTAGTCTATAGTAAGGGTGATCAACCGATACAAAAAATCGGTGAGCAAGTATTGATTGCTAGTAGTAGTATCACCTACGTTGTAGATAAACTAGAAAAGAAAAACTTAATCAAAAGAAAGCCTTGTCCAAAAGATCGACGTGTCACACATGCGTCCATTACAACGGATGGGATGGAGCTGATGAACGAAATCTTCCCTCCTCACAAAAAGGCGATCAAAGAAATATTTAGTGGACTAGATATACAAGAAAAAGAACAACTAATTACACAGTTAAAAAAGTTAGGTTTACATGCACAAAATATGTAA
- the mhqE gene encoding ring-cleaving dioxygenase MhqE: MTNELLGIHHVTAMTDNAMRNYDFFTNVLGMRLVKKTVNQDDIHTYHTFFADDVGSPGTDMTFFDFPNNPKGTPGTNSISRTGLRVPNDAALEFYLERFKEFGIDNDGIQELFGKKVLPFQEVDGQKYQLFSDENNEGVAPGKPWKNGPVPEEHAIYGLGPIEITVSYFEDFKKMLTEVYGMKPILEEENVTLFDVGEGGNGGQVILRNDDTTPSRQGYGQVHHVSFRVKDHEAIKNWEAKYDEMGMQHSGHVDRFYFEALYTRVGHILIELSTDGPGFMTDELYETLGENLSLPPFLEPKREYIESQIRPFDTTRS, encoded by the coding sequence ATGACAAACGAATTACTAGGTATTCATCACGTTACCGCAATGACAGATAACGCAATGAGAAACTATGACTTTTTCACAAACGTGCTAGGCATGCGATTAGTTAAGAAAACGGTAAACCAAGATGACATCCACACGTATCATACATTTTTCGCGGATGATGTCGGTTCGCCAGGGACTGACATGACGTTCTTCGACTTCCCGAACAACCCGAAAGGAACACCGGGAACGAACTCGATTTCTAGAACGGGACTACGAGTACCTAATGACGCAGCACTTGAATTTTATCTAGAGCGTTTCAAAGAGTTTGGTATAGATAACGACGGTATTCAAGAGCTATTCGGCAAAAAAGTACTACCTTTCCAAGAAGTAGACGGACAGAAATATCAACTGTTCTCTGATGAGAATAATGAAGGCGTAGCACCCGGCAAGCCTTGGAAAAATGGACCCGTACCTGAAGAGCACGCGATTTATGGTTTAGGGCCAATTGAAATCACAGTTAGCTACTTTGAAGATTTCAAGAAAATGCTGACGGAAGTATACGGTATGAAACCAATTCTTGAAGAAGAAAATGTCACGCTGTTTGATGTAGGTGAAGGCGGCAACGGCGGACAGGTCATTTTACGAAATGATGATACAACACCAAGTCGTCAAGGATATGGACAAGTTCACCACGTATCGTTCAGAGTGAAAGACCATGAAGCGATTAAAAACTGGGAAGCTAAATATGACGAAATGGGTATGCAACATTCCGGTCATGTAGACCGCTTTTACTTTGAAGCGCTTTACACACGCGTCGGTCATATTCTGATCGAGCTATCAACAGATGGACCAGGCTTCATGACAGATGAACTATATGAAACATTAGGTGAAAACCTATCCCTTCCACCGTTCCTTGAGCCTAAGCGTGAATATATTGAATCACAGATTCGCCCATTCGATACAACACGTTCATAA
- a CDS encoding DUF3298 and DUF4163 domain-containing protein, giving the protein MKRMNKMKKEYDDIEIPPELDNLVKDSIQRAKLSKKKPSPLRNWSLSVAAAAALFVGGINASPTFANSLVNIPVLGSIVQVFTIETLTMEKETYQANMETPAIDGLENEGLQIALNEKYIEENRALFTKFEEEIARLEEAGSGHLGMDSGYEVKTDTEQILSIARYETTTAGSSSTEMQYDTIDKRHNILLTLPSLFKDDSYVGIINTYIKQEMKRQMEEYENTAYLAIEGADVEFSSIEANQDFYITADHTLVISFDQYEVAPGYMGVVTFEIPSHILQDALVGDAYIQ; this is encoded by the coding sequence AATATGACGATATTGAAATTCCTCCCGAATTAGATAATTTAGTGAAAGATTCAATTCAAAGAGCTAAACTTTCAAAAAAGAAGCCTTCTCCACTGAGAAATTGGTCACTCAGTGTAGCTGCGGCGGCGGCTTTATTCGTTGGTGGTATTAATGCTAGTCCAACTTTCGCCAATTCGCTAGTGAACATCCCGGTTCTTGGTTCGATCGTGCAAGTTTTCACGATAGAAACCTTAACAATGGAAAAGGAAACGTATCAAGCAAACATGGAAACGCCGGCCATCGATGGTTTAGAAAACGAAGGATTACAAATTGCCCTAAATGAAAAGTATATCGAAGAAAACAGAGCGCTCTTTACGAAATTTGAGGAAGAGATCGCCAGACTGGAAGAGGCGGGTAGCGGACATTTAGGCATGGATTCAGGTTATGAAGTAAAAACGGATACAGAACAAATCCTATCCATTGCGCGTTATGAAACGACTACGGCTGGATCCTCTTCCACTGAAATGCAATACGATACGATTGATAAACGACATAATATCCTTCTTACATTACCAAGTCTCTTTAAAGACGATTCCTATGTCGGGATCATCAATACGTATATTAAACAAGAGATGAAGCGACAAATGGAAGAATATGAGAACACTGCGTATTTAGCTATTGAAGGAGCGGACGTTGAATTCAGTTCAATCGAAGCAAATCAAGACTTCTATATTACTGCGGATCATACACTCGTCATTTCTTTCGATCAGTACGAAGTAGCACCAGGTTATATGGGAGTCGTCACATTTGAAATCCCTTCACATATTTTACAGGATGCCCTAGTTGGGGACGCGTATATTCAGTAA
- a CDS encoding polysaccharide deacetylase family protein — MSSEGPTQTPAEENTEPPVEEEKTEKVVYLTFDDGPSKWTEQFLDVLDAHGAKATFFMQGSNLKKEHLQESVKRATQEGHYIGGHSMTHNYQALYTNQQFVPEMIETLDLIHKITGTTPSLVRPPYGSAPGLNGGQIRKQLAEAHIKIWDWTIDSHDWELPGNPSQIIQNIKQDTTSDKEIVLMHEKSQTLEALPGVLNFFKDQGYVFGVYNDASHFVMNFQNDAAL, encoded by the coding sequence ATATCTTCTGAAGGACCAACGCAAACGCCAGCTGAAGAAAACACGGAGCCGCCTGTAGAAGAGGAAAAAACAGAAAAAGTAGTGTATTTAACATTTGATGACGGTCCAAGCAAATGGACTGAGCAATTTTTAGATGTTTTGGATGCACATGGTGCCAAAGCTACATTCTTCATGCAAGGCAGTAACTTGAAGAAAGAACATCTTCAGGAAAGCGTAAAACGTGCAACACAAGAAGGTCATTATATAGGCGGCCACAGTATGACTCACAATTATCAAGCACTTTATACGAATCAACAGTTTGTACCCGAAATGATTGAAACACTAGATCTAATTCATAAAATTACAGGAACTACTCCTAGTCTAGTTCGCCCTCCTTATGGATCAGCGCCTGGATTGAACGGCGGACAAATACGAAAACAACTAGCTGAGGCACATATTAAAATTTGGGATTGGACGATCGATTCGCATGATTGGGAACTTCCCGGCAATCCCTCTCAAATAATACAAAACATCAAACAAGACACTACTTCTGATAAAGAAATTGTATTGATGCACGAAAAATCACAAACTTTAGAAGCACTTCCTGGAGTTTTGAACTTTTTCAAAGACCAAGGATACGTTTTCGGAGTGTACAATGACGCGTCTCACTTTGTCATGAACTTCCAAAACGATGCTGCGCTTTAA